Proteins encoded in a region of the Poecilia reticulata strain Guanapo linkage group LG14, Guppy_female_1.0+MT, whole genome shotgun sequence genome:
- the cltca gene encoding clathrin, heavy chain a (Hc) isoform X1 has protein sequence MAQILPIRFQEHLQLQNLGINPANIGFSTLTMESDKFICIREKVGEQAQVVIIDMADPNTPIRRPISADSAIMNPASKVIALKDAAKTLQIFNIEMKSKMKAHTMTDDVTFWKWISLNTVALVTDTAVYHWSMEGDSQPVKVFDRHSSLAGCQIINYRTDDKQKWLLLIGISAQQNRVVGAMQLYSVERKVSQPIEGHAASFAQFKIEGNAEESTLFCFAVRGQAGGKLHIIEVGTPPTGNQPFPKKAVDVFFPPEAQNDFPVAMQISAKHNVVFLITKYGYIHLYDLETGTCIYMNRISGETIFVTAPHDATSGIIGVNRKGQVLSVCVEEENIIPYINNVLQNPDLALRLAVRNNLAGAEELFARKFNNLFAAGNYSEAAKVAANAPKGILRTPDTIRRFQSVPTQPGQTSPLLQYFGILLDQGQLNKFESLELCRPVLQQGRKQLLEKWLKEDKLECSEELGDLVKAVDPTLALSVYLRANVPNKVIQCFAETGQFPKIVLYAKKVGYTPDWIFLLRNVMRINPEQGLQFAQMLVQDEEPLADITQIVDVFMEYNLIQQCTSFLLDALKNNRPSEGPLQTRLLEMNLMHAPQVADAILGNQMFTHYDRAHIAQLCEKAGLLQRALEHYTDLYDIKRAVVHTHLLNPEWLVNFFGSLSVEDSMECLRAMLSANIRQNLQICVQVASKYHEQLSTQSLTELFESFKSFEGLFYFLGSIVNFSQDAEVHFKYIQAACKTGQIKEVERICRESNCYDPERVKNFLKEAKLTDQLPLIIVCDRFDFVHDLVLYLYRNNLQKYIEIYVQKVNPSRLPVVVGGLLDVDCSEDVIKSLILVVRGQFSTDELVAEVEKRNRLKLLLPWLESRIHEGCEEPATHNALAKIYIDSNNNPERFLRENPFYDSRVVGKYCEKRDPHLACVAYERGQCDQELINVCNENSLFKSLSRYLVRRKDAELWASVLLESNPYRRPLIDQVVQTALSETQDPEEVSVTVKAFMTADLPNELIELLEKIVLDNSVFSEHRNLQNLLILTAIKADHTRVMEYISRLDNYDAPDIANIAISNELFEEAFAIFKKFDVNTSAVQVLIEHIGNLDRAYEFAERCNEPAVWSQLAKAQLQKELVKEAIDSYIKADDPSAYMEVVQAADKSGNWEDLVKFLQMARKKARESYVETELIFALAKTNRLAELEEFINGPNNAHIQQVGDRCYDEKMYEAAKLLYNNVSNFGRLASTLVHLGEYQAAVDGARKANSTRTWREVCFACVDGQEFRLAQMCGLHIVVHADELEELINYYQDRGYFEELITMLEAALGLERAHMGMFTELAILYSKFKPQKMREHLELFWSRVNIPKVLRAAEQAHLWAELVFLYDKYEEFDNAIITMMNHPTDAWKEGQFKDIITKVANVELYYKAVQFYLEFKPLLLNDLLMVLSPRLDHSRAVNYFTKVKQLPLVKPYLRSVQNHNNKSVNEALNNLFITEEDYQALRTSIDAYDNFDNISLAQRLEKHELIEFRRIAAYLFKGNNRWKQSVELCKKDKLYKDAMQYASESKDVELAEELLAWFLQENKRECFAACLFSCYDLLRPDVVLETSWRHNIMDFSMPYFIQVMREYLSKVEAVKEKVDKLETSESLRKEEEQATETQPIVYGTPQLMLTAGPSVPVAPQQAYGYGYQAPAGYTQPAAQPGFGYGM, from the exons ATGGCTCAGATCCTTCCTATTCGCTTTCAGGAGCATCTACAG CTCCAAAATTTGGGAATCAATCCAGCCAACATCGGCTTCAGCACCCTGACCATGGAGTCTGACAAATTCATCTGCATCCGGGAAAAAGTGGGGGAGCAGGCCCAGGTTGTGATCATTGACATGGCCGACCCCAATACTCCGATCCGGAGGCCCATCTCGGCCGACAGCGCCATCATGAACCCCGCCAGCAAGGTCATCGCACTTAAAG ACG CGGCCAAAACCCTTCAGATCTTTAACATCGAGATGAAGAGCAAGATGAAGGCACACACCATGACGGACGACGTGACTTTCTGGAAGTGGATCTCTCTGAACACGGTTGCTCTTGTGACTGACACCGCTGTTTACCACTGGAGCATGGAGGGCGACTCTCAGCCTGTCAAAGTTTTTGATCGCCACTCCAGCCTGGCAGGCTGCCAGATCATCAACTACCGCACCGACGAcaagcagaaatggctcctccTCATTGGTATCTCAGCTCAG cAAAACAGAGTGGTGGGAGCCATGCAGCTGTACTCCGTTGAAAGAAAAGTTTCTCAGCCCATCGAAGGCCACGCTGCCAGCTTTGCCCAGTTCAAGATTGAAGGAAACGCGGAAGAGTcaactttgttctgctttgctgtgAGGGGCCAAGCTGGAGGAAAG CTGCACATCATTGAGGTGGGAACCCCACCAACTGGTAATCAGCCATTTCCAAAGAAAGCAGTGGATGTCTTCTTTCCTCCTGAAGCACAGAATGACTTTCCCGTCGCCATGCAG ATAAGTGCAAAGCACAATGTGGTTTTCCTCATTACCAAATACGGCTACATCCACCTGTACGACCTGGAGACTGGAACTTGCATCTACATGAACCGCATCAGTGGGGAGACCATCTTCGTCACGGCGCCACATGATGCCACCTCGGGCATTATTGGGGTCAACCGAAAGGGACAG GTGCTGTCTGTCTGcgtggaagaagaaaacattattcCATACATCAACAACGTGCTGCAGAATCCAGATCTCGCCCTCCGCCTGGCTGTCCGCAACAACCTGGCTGGAGCTGAGGAGCTCTTTGCACGCAAGTTCAACAATCTGTTTGCTGCTGGCAACTACTCTGAAGCTGCCAAAGTTGCTGCTAATGCACCaaag GGAATCCTTCGCACACCGGACACCATCCGCCGCTTCCAGAGCGTTCCCACTCAGCCGGGCCAGACCTCCCCGTTGCTGCAGTACTTTGGTATCCTGTTGGACCAGGGCCAGCTCAACAAGTTTGAGTCCCTGGAGCTTTGCAGACCCGTCCTCCAACAGGGACGAAAGCAGCTTCTGGAGAAGTGGCTGAAGGAAGACAAG TTGGAGTGTTCAGAGGAACTGGGCGATCTGGTGAAGGCGGTGGATCCGACCTTGGCCCTCAGCGTGTATCTGCGGGCGAATGTCCCCAACAAGGTCATTCAGTGCTTTGCAGAGACTGGTCAGTTCCCCAAAATCGTCTTGTATGCCAAAAAG GTGGGCTACACCCCGGACTGGATCTTCCTGCTCAGGAACGTGATGCGCATCAACCCAGAGCAAGGCCTGCAGTTTGCACAGATGCTGGTCCAGGATGAAGAGCCATTAGCGGATATCACACAG ATTGTGGACGTTTTCATGGAGTACAACCTGATCCAGCAGTGCACCTCTTTCCTCCTCGACGCTTTAAAGAACAACAGACCGTCAGAAGGGCCGCTGCAGACTCGCCTGTTGGAGATGAACCTCATGCACGCCCCACAG GTTGCTGATGCTATCCTGGGTAACCAGATGTTCACACACTATGACCGCGCTCACATCGCCCAGCTGTGCGAGAAGGCTGGTCTTCTTCAAAGGGCTCTGGAGCACTACACAGACCTGTATGACATAAAGCGTGCTGTGGTGCACACACACCTCCTCAACCCTGAG TGGCTGGTGAACTTCTTTGGCTCCCTGTCAGTGGAAGATTCAATGGAGTGCCTCAGGGCCATGCTCTCAGCTAACATCCGCCAGAACCTGCAGATCTGCGTCCAGGTGGCGTCCAAGTACCATGAACAGCTCTCCACTCAGTCTCTCACTGAGCTCTTTGAGTCCTTCAAGAGCTTCGAAG GTTTGTTCTACTTCCTGGGCTCCATTGTAAACTTCAGTCAGGATGCCGAAGTCCACTTCAAGTACATCCAAGCTGCCTGCAAGACGGGCCAAATTAAAGAGGTGGAGAGGATCTGCAGAGAGAGCAACTGCTACGACCCGGAGCGCGTCAAGAACTTCCTCAAg GAAGCCAAACTCACCGACCAGCTGCCGCTCATCATCGTCTGTGATCGCTTTGACTTTGTCCACGACCTCGTCCTCTACCTGTACAGAAACAACTTGCAGAAATACATCGAAATTTATGTCCAGAAG GTGAACCCCAGCCGTCTCCCAGTCGTCGTCGGCGGCCTCCTGGACGTGGACTGCTCTGAGGACGTCATCAAGAGTCTGATCCTGGTCGTCAGAGGACAGTTCTCCACAGATGAGCTGGTTGCAGAGGTGGAGAAGAGGAACAG actgaagctgctgctgccctgGCTGGAGTCCCGCATCCATGAAGGCTGTGAAGAGCCTGCTACCCACAACGCTCTGGCAAAGATCTACATCGACAGCAACAACAACCCGGAACGCTTCCTGCGTGAAAACCCGTTCTACGACAGCCGTGTGGTGGGAAAGTACTGCGAGAAGAGAGACCCTCACCTAGCCTGCGTGGCCTATGAGCGGGGACAGTGCGACCAGGAGCTCATCAAC GTTTGCAATGAGAACTCTCTGTTCAAGAGCCTGTCTCGCTACCTAGTGAGACGCAAAGACGCTGAGCTGTGGGCCAGCGTGTTGCTGGAGAGCAACCCCTACAGACGGCCACTCATCGACCAG GTGGTCCAGACGGCTCTGTCAGAAACCCAGGACCCTGAGGAGGTTTCGGTCACCGTCAAAGCCTTCATGACTGCTGACCTGCCCAACGAGCTCATTGAGCTGCTGGAGAAAATCGTGTTGGACAACTCTGTCTTCAGTGAACACAG GAATCTGCAGAACCTGCTGATCCTGACCGCAATCAAAGCCGACCACACGCGTGTGATGGAATACATTAGCAGGCTGGACAACTACGACGCTCCTGATATCGCAAACATCGCCATCAGCAATGAGCTTTTCGAGGAGGCGTTTGCCATCTTTAAGAAGTTTGACGTTAACACCTCAGCCGTGCAG GTGCTCATTGAGCACATCGGCAACCTGGACCGGGCCTATGAGTTTGCAGAACGCTGCAACGAGCCTGCTGTGTGGAGCCAGTTGGCCAAGGCTCAGCTCCAGAAGGAGCTGGTTAAAGAAGCCATTGATTCCTACATCAAAGCCGACGACCCGTCTGCGTACATGGAGGTGGTCCAGGCAGCTGATAAGAGCG GTAACTGGGAGGATCTCGTCAAGTTCCTCCAGATGGCTCGCAAGAAGGCCCGTGAGTCCTACGTGGAGACCGAGCTGATCTTCGCCTTGGCCAAAACCAACCGCCTGGCTGAACTCGAGGAGTTCATCAACGGACCCAACAACGCTCACATCCAGCAG GTCGGCGACCGCTGCTACGACGAGAAAATGTACGAAGCGGCCAAACTGCTTTACAACAATGTCTCCAACTTCGGCCGCCTGGCTTCCACTCTGGTGCACCTGGGAGAGTATCAAGCTGCCGTGGACGGAGCCCGCAAGGCCAACAGCACCCGCACCTGGAGGGAGGTGTGCTTCGCCTGCGTGGACGGCCAGGAGTTCAGACTGGCCCAGATGTGCGGCCTCCACATAGTGGTGCATGCTGACGAGCTGGAGGAGCTCATCAACTACTACCAG GATCGCGGCTACTTTGAGGAGTTGATCACCATGTTGGAGGCGGCGCTGGGCCTGGAGCGCGCTCACATGGGCATGTTCACAGAGCTGGCCATCCTGTACTCAAAGTTCAAACCCCAGAAGATGAGGGAGCACCTGGAGCTGTTCTGGTCCCGAGTTAACATCCCAAAGGTGCTGAGAGCGGCAGAGCAGGCGCACCTTTGGGCCGAGCTGGTCTTCCTGTACGACAAGTACGAGGAGTTCGACAACGCCATCATCACCATGATGAATCACCCAACAGACGCCTGGAAGGAGGGCCAGTTCAAAGACATCATCACCAAA GTGGCCAACGTAGAGCTGTACTACAAAGCCGTCCAGTTCTACCTGGAGTTCAAGCCTTTGTTACTGAATGATTTGCTGATGGTGCTCTCCCCTAGACTGGATCACTCTCGTGCTGTAAACTACTTCACTAAG gtgaAACAGCTGCCTCTGGTGAAACCTTACCTCCGCTCAGTACAGAACCACAACAACAAATCTGTCAACGAAGCACTTAACAACCTCTTCATCACAGAGGAGGACTATCAG GCTCTGAGGACGTCAATAGATGCCTATGACAACTTTGACAACATCTCGCTGGCCCAGCGCCTGGAGAAACACGAGCTGATTGAGTTCAGAAGAATCGCCGCCTACCTCTTCAAAGGCAACAACCGCTGGAAGCAGAGCGTGGAGCTGTGCAAGAAGGACAAGCTCTACAAG
- the cltca gene encoding clathrin, heavy chain a (Hc) isoform X3 produces the protein MAQILPIRFQEHLQLQNLGINPANIGFSTLTMESDKFICIREKVGEQAQVVIIDMADPNTPIRRPISADSAIMNPASKVIALKDAAKTLQIFNIEMKSKMKAHTMTDDVTFWKWISLNTVALVTDTAVYHWSMEGDSQPVKVFDRHSSLAGCQIINYRTDDKQKWLLLIGISAQQNRVVGAMQLYSVERKVSQPIEGHAASFAQFKIEGNAEESTLFCFAVRGQAGGKLHIIEVGTPPTGNQPFPKKAVDVFFPPEAQNDFPVAMQISAKHNVVFLITKYGYIHLYDLETGTCIYMNRISGETIFVTAPHDATSGIIGVNRKGQVLSVCVEEENIIPYINNVLQNPDLALRLAVRNNLAGAEELFARKFNNLFAAGNYSEAAKVAANAPKGILRTPDTIRRFQSVPTQPGQTSPLLQYFGILLDQGQLNKFESLELCRPVLQQGRKQLLEKWLKEDKLECSEELGDLVKAVDPTLALSVYLRANVPNKVIQCFAETGQFPKIVLYAKKVGYTPDWIFLLRNVMRINPEQGLQFAQMLVQDEEPLADITQIVDVFMEYNLIQQCTSFLLDALKNNRPSEGPLQTRLLEMNLMHAPQVADAILGNQMFTHYDRAHIAQLCEKAGLLQRALEHYTDLYDIKRAVVHTHLLNPEWLVNFFGSLSVEDSMECLRAMLSANIRQNLQICVQVASKYHEQLSTQSLTELFESFKSFEGLFYFLGSIVNFSQDAEVHFKYIQAACKTGQIKEVERICRESNCYDPERVKNFLKEAKLTDQLPLIIVCDRFDFVHDLVLYLYRNNLQKYIEIYVQKVNPSRLPVVVGGLLDVDCSEDVIKSLILVVRGQFSTDELVAEVEKRNRLKLLLPWLESRIHEGCEEPATHNALAKIYIDSNNNPERFLRENPFYDSRVVGKYCEKRDPHLACVAYERGQCDQELINVCNENSLFKSLSRYLVRRKDAELWASVLLESNPYRRPLIDQVVQTALSETQDPEEVSVTVKAFMTADLPNELIELLEKIVLDNSVFSEHRNLQNLLILTAIKADHTRVMEYISRLDNYDAPDIANIAISNELFEEAFAIFKKFDVNTSAVQVLIEHIGNLDRAYEFAERCNEPAVWSQLAKAQLQKELVKEAIDSYIKADDPSAYMEVVQAADKSGNWEDLVKFLQMARKKARESYVETELIFALAKTNRLAELEEFINGPNNAHIQQVGDRCYDEKMYEAAKLLYNNVSNFGRLASTLVHLGEYQAAVDGARKANSTRTWREVCFACVDGQEFRLAQMCGLHIVVHADELEELINYYQDRGYFEELITMLEAALGLERAHMGMFTELAILYSKFKPQKMREHLELFWSRVNIPKVLRAAEQAHLWAELVFLYDKYEEFDNAIITMMNHPTDAWKEGQFKDIITKVANVELYYKAVQFYLEFKPLLLNDLLMVLSPRLDHSRAVNYFTKVKQLPLVKPYLRSVQNHNNKSVNEALNNLFITEEDYQALRTSIDAYDNFDNISLAQRLEKHELIEFRRIAAYLFKGNNRWKQSVELCKKDKLYKDAMQYASESKDVELAEELLAWFLQENKRECFAACLFSCYDLLRPDVVLETSWRHNIMDFSMPYFIQVMREYLSKVDKLETSESLRKEEEQATETQPIVYGTPQLMLTAGPSVPVAPQQAYGYGYQAPAGYTQPAAQPGFGYGM, from the exons ATGGCTCAGATCCTTCCTATTCGCTTTCAGGAGCATCTACAG CTCCAAAATTTGGGAATCAATCCAGCCAACATCGGCTTCAGCACCCTGACCATGGAGTCTGACAAATTCATCTGCATCCGGGAAAAAGTGGGGGAGCAGGCCCAGGTTGTGATCATTGACATGGCCGACCCCAATACTCCGATCCGGAGGCCCATCTCGGCCGACAGCGCCATCATGAACCCCGCCAGCAAGGTCATCGCACTTAAAG ACG CGGCCAAAACCCTTCAGATCTTTAACATCGAGATGAAGAGCAAGATGAAGGCACACACCATGACGGACGACGTGACTTTCTGGAAGTGGATCTCTCTGAACACGGTTGCTCTTGTGACTGACACCGCTGTTTACCACTGGAGCATGGAGGGCGACTCTCAGCCTGTCAAAGTTTTTGATCGCCACTCCAGCCTGGCAGGCTGCCAGATCATCAACTACCGCACCGACGAcaagcagaaatggctcctccTCATTGGTATCTCAGCTCAG cAAAACAGAGTGGTGGGAGCCATGCAGCTGTACTCCGTTGAAAGAAAAGTTTCTCAGCCCATCGAAGGCCACGCTGCCAGCTTTGCCCAGTTCAAGATTGAAGGAAACGCGGAAGAGTcaactttgttctgctttgctgtgAGGGGCCAAGCTGGAGGAAAG CTGCACATCATTGAGGTGGGAACCCCACCAACTGGTAATCAGCCATTTCCAAAGAAAGCAGTGGATGTCTTCTTTCCTCCTGAAGCACAGAATGACTTTCCCGTCGCCATGCAG ATAAGTGCAAAGCACAATGTGGTTTTCCTCATTACCAAATACGGCTACATCCACCTGTACGACCTGGAGACTGGAACTTGCATCTACATGAACCGCATCAGTGGGGAGACCATCTTCGTCACGGCGCCACATGATGCCACCTCGGGCATTATTGGGGTCAACCGAAAGGGACAG GTGCTGTCTGTCTGcgtggaagaagaaaacattattcCATACATCAACAACGTGCTGCAGAATCCAGATCTCGCCCTCCGCCTGGCTGTCCGCAACAACCTGGCTGGAGCTGAGGAGCTCTTTGCACGCAAGTTCAACAATCTGTTTGCTGCTGGCAACTACTCTGAAGCTGCCAAAGTTGCTGCTAATGCACCaaag GGAATCCTTCGCACACCGGACACCATCCGCCGCTTCCAGAGCGTTCCCACTCAGCCGGGCCAGACCTCCCCGTTGCTGCAGTACTTTGGTATCCTGTTGGACCAGGGCCAGCTCAACAAGTTTGAGTCCCTGGAGCTTTGCAGACCCGTCCTCCAACAGGGACGAAAGCAGCTTCTGGAGAAGTGGCTGAAGGAAGACAAG TTGGAGTGTTCAGAGGAACTGGGCGATCTGGTGAAGGCGGTGGATCCGACCTTGGCCCTCAGCGTGTATCTGCGGGCGAATGTCCCCAACAAGGTCATTCAGTGCTTTGCAGAGACTGGTCAGTTCCCCAAAATCGTCTTGTATGCCAAAAAG GTGGGCTACACCCCGGACTGGATCTTCCTGCTCAGGAACGTGATGCGCATCAACCCAGAGCAAGGCCTGCAGTTTGCACAGATGCTGGTCCAGGATGAAGAGCCATTAGCGGATATCACACAG ATTGTGGACGTTTTCATGGAGTACAACCTGATCCAGCAGTGCACCTCTTTCCTCCTCGACGCTTTAAAGAACAACAGACCGTCAGAAGGGCCGCTGCAGACTCGCCTGTTGGAGATGAACCTCATGCACGCCCCACAG GTTGCTGATGCTATCCTGGGTAACCAGATGTTCACACACTATGACCGCGCTCACATCGCCCAGCTGTGCGAGAAGGCTGGTCTTCTTCAAAGGGCTCTGGAGCACTACACAGACCTGTATGACATAAAGCGTGCTGTGGTGCACACACACCTCCTCAACCCTGAG TGGCTGGTGAACTTCTTTGGCTCCCTGTCAGTGGAAGATTCAATGGAGTGCCTCAGGGCCATGCTCTCAGCTAACATCCGCCAGAACCTGCAGATCTGCGTCCAGGTGGCGTCCAAGTACCATGAACAGCTCTCCACTCAGTCTCTCACTGAGCTCTTTGAGTCCTTCAAGAGCTTCGAAG GTTTGTTCTACTTCCTGGGCTCCATTGTAAACTTCAGTCAGGATGCCGAAGTCCACTTCAAGTACATCCAAGCTGCCTGCAAGACGGGCCAAATTAAAGAGGTGGAGAGGATCTGCAGAGAGAGCAACTGCTACGACCCGGAGCGCGTCAAGAACTTCCTCAAg GAAGCCAAACTCACCGACCAGCTGCCGCTCATCATCGTCTGTGATCGCTTTGACTTTGTCCACGACCTCGTCCTCTACCTGTACAGAAACAACTTGCAGAAATACATCGAAATTTATGTCCAGAAG GTGAACCCCAGCCGTCTCCCAGTCGTCGTCGGCGGCCTCCTGGACGTGGACTGCTCTGAGGACGTCATCAAGAGTCTGATCCTGGTCGTCAGAGGACAGTTCTCCACAGATGAGCTGGTTGCAGAGGTGGAGAAGAGGAACAG actgaagctgctgctgccctgGCTGGAGTCCCGCATCCATGAAGGCTGTGAAGAGCCTGCTACCCACAACGCTCTGGCAAAGATCTACATCGACAGCAACAACAACCCGGAACGCTTCCTGCGTGAAAACCCGTTCTACGACAGCCGTGTGGTGGGAAAGTACTGCGAGAAGAGAGACCCTCACCTAGCCTGCGTGGCCTATGAGCGGGGACAGTGCGACCAGGAGCTCATCAAC GTTTGCAATGAGAACTCTCTGTTCAAGAGCCTGTCTCGCTACCTAGTGAGACGCAAAGACGCTGAGCTGTGGGCCAGCGTGTTGCTGGAGAGCAACCCCTACAGACGGCCACTCATCGACCAG GTGGTCCAGACGGCTCTGTCAGAAACCCAGGACCCTGAGGAGGTTTCGGTCACCGTCAAAGCCTTCATGACTGCTGACCTGCCCAACGAGCTCATTGAGCTGCTGGAGAAAATCGTGTTGGACAACTCTGTCTTCAGTGAACACAG GAATCTGCAGAACCTGCTGATCCTGACCGCAATCAAAGCCGACCACACGCGTGTGATGGAATACATTAGCAGGCTGGACAACTACGACGCTCCTGATATCGCAAACATCGCCATCAGCAATGAGCTTTTCGAGGAGGCGTTTGCCATCTTTAAGAAGTTTGACGTTAACACCTCAGCCGTGCAG GTGCTCATTGAGCACATCGGCAACCTGGACCGGGCCTATGAGTTTGCAGAACGCTGCAACGAGCCTGCTGTGTGGAGCCAGTTGGCCAAGGCTCAGCTCCAGAAGGAGCTGGTTAAAGAAGCCATTGATTCCTACATCAAAGCCGACGACCCGTCTGCGTACATGGAGGTGGTCCAGGCAGCTGATAAGAGCG GTAACTGGGAGGATCTCGTCAAGTTCCTCCAGATGGCTCGCAAGAAGGCCCGTGAGTCCTACGTGGAGACCGAGCTGATCTTCGCCTTGGCCAAAACCAACCGCCTGGCTGAACTCGAGGAGTTCATCAACGGACCCAACAACGCTCACATCCAGCAG GTCGGCGACCGCTGCTACGACGAGAAAATGTACGAAGCGGCCAAACTGCTTTACAACAATGTCTCCAACTTCGGCCGCCTGGCTTCCACTCTGGTGCACCTGGGAGAGTATCAAGCTGCCGTGGACGGAGCCCGCAAGGCCAACAGCACCCGCACCTGGAGGGAGGTGTGCTTCGCCTGCGTGGACGGCCAGGAGTTCAGACTGGCCCAGATGTGCGGCCTCCACATAGTGGTGCATGCTGACGAGCTGGAGGAGCTCATCAACTACTACCAG GATCGCGGCTACTTTGAGGAGTTGATCACCATGTTGGAGGCGGCGCTGGGCCTGGAGCGCGCTCACATGGGCATGTTCACAGAGCTGGCCATCCTGTACTCAAAGTTCAAACCCCAGAAGATGAGGGAGCACCTGGAGCTGTTCTGGTCCCGAGTTAACATCCCAAAGGTGCTGAGAGCGGCAGAGCAGGCGCACCTTTGGGCCGAGCTGGTCTTCCTGTACGACAAGTACGAGGAGTTCGACAACGCCATCATCACCATGATGAATCACCCAACAGACGCCTGGAAGGAGGGCCAGTTCAAAGACATCATCACCAAA GTGGCCAACGTAGAGCTGTACTACAAAGCCGTCCAGTTCTACCTGGAGTTCAAGCCTTTGTTACTGAATGATTTGCTGATGGTGCTCTCCCCTAGACTGGATCACTCTCGTGCTGTAAACTACTTCACTAAG gtgaAACAGCTGCCTCTGGTGAAACCTTACCTCCGCTCAGTACAGAACCACAACAACAAATCTGTCAACGAAGCACTTAACAACCTCTTCATCACAGAGGAGGACTATCAG GCTCTGAGGACGTCAATAGATGCCTATGACAACTTTGACAACATCTCGCTGGCCCAGCGCCTGGAGAAACACGAGCTGATTGAGTTCAGAAGAATCGCCGCCTACCTCTTCAAAGGCAACAACCGCTGGAAGCAGAGCGTGGAGCTGTGCAAGAAGGACAAGCTCTACAAG